The following are from one region of the Qipengyuania flava genome:
- a CDS encoding aspartyl/asparaginyl beta-hydroxylase domain-containing protein, with protein sequence MRDGQSTQPRHAGREDTLDPQQGSNSRTSPSEARERYVRPKQSALIRMGKRLRNPVNRWFARQSLVGDDPILPASHLPCLTDLERNWHIVRQELAPLLAERSAIPAFGKLSPDHRRIANSSAWKSFFFEGYGFKARTNRARCPQTAAMLDEIPGLVVAFFSIMEPGTHVPRHRGLTKAWLNCHLGIAVPKGPGRCEMEVNGEPVRWREGEWMVFDETNPHEVWNETEEPRVVLFLQVRRPMRWPGRMAARLLYAIIRRTGFVQDVKKAIKA encoded by the coding sequence ATGAGGGACGGGCAAAGCACCCAGCCCCGCCACGCCGGTCGCGAGGACACGCTTGATCCTCAGCAGGGATCGAACAGCAGGACCTCGCCGTCCGAAGCGCGGGAGCGCTACGTCAGGCCGAAGCAATCGGCCCTGATCCGCATGGGCAAGCGCCTGCGCAATCCGGTCAACCGCTGGTTTGCGCGCCAGTCGCTTGTCGGGGACGATCCGATCCTGCCCGCGTCGCACCTACCCTGCCTCACCGACCTAGAGCGCAACTGGCATATCGTGCGCCAGGAGCTGGCGCCGCTGCTGGCAGAGCGCAGCGCCATCCCCGCCTTCGGCAAGCTGTCGCCCGACCATCGCCGCATTGCGAACAGCTCAGCCTGGAAGAGCTTCTTTTTCGAAGGCTACGGCTTCAAGGCGCGCACCAACCGGGCGCGCTGCCCGCAAACGGCCGCCATGCTTGACGAGATACCCGGCCTCGTCGTCGCCTTCTTCTCGATCATGGAGCCCGGCACGCATGTGCCGCGCCACCGCGGGCTGACCAAGGCCTGGCTCAACTGCCACCTCGGCATCGCCGTACCCAAGGGCCCGGGCCGCTGCGAGATGGAGGTCAACGGCGAGCCCGTGCGTTGGCGCGAAGGCGAGTGGATGGTGTTTGACGAAACCAACCCGCACGAGGTCTGGAACGAGACCGAGGAACCGCGCGTCGTGCTGTTCCTGCAAGTCCGCCGGCCGATGCGCTGGCCGGGCCGCATGGCGGCCCGGCTGCTTTACGCGATCATCCGGCGCACCGGTTTCGTGCAGGATGTGAAGAAGGCAATCAAAGCCTAA
- a CDS encoding DUF1963 domain-containing protein, with translation MGFLEFFYLAAAAVFAFFGLRRARTRRAHASSAAARSHTQSPLEGIWRKATRNQEESDWLRPEPAKRQERAEKARRRKERREEFEAWKAKRAAPPIEEDTTVVMRKQVPPKDLPPRSWVGGLPMLPDDVEWPRVTNPEKPGDGDIPLHFICQIALADLPTNLWAGKGPREGWLLLFSENNSSEGVYRMIHTPELGSQRQPPADIGVIHDGMFCDGTAWKQRESVYPRVPVDLISMPNRLYERDGAPSASPEKLDHLLYEGHEIGENGPYRGFSVPFSWRCVALAVDMALAAIDDVGSREKSEKHRQQMCEKLLMPGAVSAIVPRMEDRLEKAYGVNDNRRIAEADPATLDESQLSRRAHLDGLKEEIEATGALLARFPDAESLLAFLDKDTAEMWRDRLRPGLVALRKLADQRGLDTALSQEEWEAIKAELATADRQIWSLAWGRAGASLPVTVRQKKLTAISLLERHLVTACANVAKLCYFDTERRHLVPEAGLADFEAHLRSLDQNRPQRLGGFHDGVQSETGPHPDRKMLLLQMACDYVFEMLWGDCGAIYAWIDPDDLDAGRFDRAEIHLECH, from the coding sequence GTGGGCTTTCTCGAATTCTTCTACTTGGCTGCGGCGGCGGTATTTGCATTCTTTGGCCTGAGGCGTGCGCGCACGCGACGCGCTCATGCCAGTTCTGCTGCGGCCCGATCGCACACGCAATCGCCGCTCGAAGGGATCTGGCGAAAGGCGACCCGCAACCAGGAAGAGAGCGACTGGCTGCGCCCGGAACCGGCGAAAAGGCAGGAACGGGCCGAAAAGGCCCGACGCCGGAAAGAGCGCAGGGAAGAATTTGAAGCGTGGAAAGCCAAGCGCGCGGCTCCTCCAATCGAGGAAGACACGACCGTGGTCATGCGCAAGCAGGTGCCACCCAAGGACCTTCCGCCACGCTCGTGGGTCGGCGGCCTCCCGATGCTACCCGACGATGTCGAGTGGCCACGAGTAACGAATCCGGAGAAGCCGGGAGACGGCGATATACCGCTGCATTTCATTTGCCAGATCGCCCTGGCAGACCTGCCCACCAACCTGTGGGCCGGCAAGGGTCCTCGAGAGGGCTGGCTGCTCCTTTTTTCGGAGAATAATAGCTCCGAAGGCGTCTATCGCATGATTCATACGCCTGAGCTGGGCAGCCAACGGCAACCGCCCGCCGATATCGGCGTCATCCATGATGGCATGTTTTGCGATGGGACTGCCTGGAAACAGCGCGAAAGCGTATATCCCCGGGTCCCGGTCGATCTGATCAGCATGCCCAACCGCCTCTACGAACGCGATGGCGCTCCTAGCGCGTCGCCCGAGAAGCTCGACCACCTGCTGTATGAAGGGCATGAGATCGGAGAGAACGGACCTTACAGGGGGTTTTCCGTGCCGTTCTCGTGGCGTTGCGTCGCCCTGGCGGTCGACATGGCCCTGGCTGCGATAGATGATGTGGGATCACGGGAGAAAAGCGAAAAACACCGGCAGCAAATGTGCGAAAAACTGCTGATGCCGGGTGCCGTATCCGCGATCGTTCCACGAATGGAAGACCGGCTGGAGAAGGCATATGGCGTCAACGACAATCGTCGGATCGCTGAAGCGGATCCAGCCACGCTGGACGAAAGCCAACTGTCCCGGCGGGCGCACCTCGACGGTTTGAAGGAGGAGATCGAGGCCACCGGCGCGCTGCTGGCTCGCTTCCCCGACGCGGAATCGCTGCTTGCATTTCTCGACAAGGATACGGCGGAGATGTGGCGAGACAGGCTGCGTCCCGGCCTCGTAGCGCTTCGCAAGCTGGCCGATCAGCGCGGGCTGGACACCGCCCTCTCCCAAGAAGAATGGGAAGCGATCAAGGCCGAGCTTGCGACGGCCGACAGACAAATCTGGTCGCTTGCCTGGGGGCGTGCGGGCGCGTCGCTGCCTGTGACGGTCAGGCAGAAGAAGCTGACCGCCATAAGTCTGCTCGAACGCCATCTCGTCACGGCCTGCGCGAACGTTGCAAAGCTCTGTTACTTCGATACCGAGCGCCGGCATCTGGTCCCCGAGGCCGGCCTGGCGGATTTCGAGGCGCACCTGCGAAGCCTCGATCAGAACCGACCGCAGCGCTTGGGGGGCTTTCATGACGGCGTGCAATCGGAAACCGGCCCACATCCCGATCGCAAGATGCTGTTG